Proteins encoded in a region of the Eretmochelys imbricata isolate rEreImb1 chromosome 10, rEreImb1.hap1, whole genome shotgun sequence genome:
- the COXFA4L3 gene encoding normal mucosa of esophagus-specific gene 1 protein, with translation MANLGFFQMLRKNKELIPLVGFVGFAAVGALSASLYFLRTKSDVIVNKSGNPEPWENVNPNQSQKFISINQEWKSIEELEKVKKIMK, from the exons ATGGCCAACCTGGGCTTTTTCCAAATgctaaggaaaaacaaagaa CTCATTCCTTTGGTTGGTTTTGTGGGCTTCGCAGCAGTTGGGGCTCTAAGTGCTTCTCTGTATTTCCTACGCACGAAAAGTGATGTGAT CGTTAACAAGTCTGGCAATCCAGAACCTTGGGAAAATGTGAATCCTAACCAGTCTCAAAAG tttatATCAATCAACCAGGAGTGGAAATCCATAGAGGAGCTGGAGAAGGTCAAAAAGATAATGAAGTGA